The following proteins are co-located in the Pomacea canaliculata isolate SZHN2017 linkage group LG8, ASM307304v1, whole genome shotgun sequence genome:
- the LOC112570861 gene encoding nuclear nucleic acid-binding protein C1D-like, with protein sequence MEKTSVADMPAEIKERLASFDESLSNLDALLQPLLATPHSELVEKLQPLDSAKMDLVVAYSINSLFWMYLNLCGVNPKDHPVKQELERIRSYMNRVKEAQESLNAPKIDKAAAKRFIKSALWQKAKQQQENSSQSEVQPSSSSESTDISNSGGRKRKHKD encoded by the exons ATGGAGAAGACGTCGGTCGCGGATATGCCTGCTGAGATTAAGGAAAGACTGGCATCTTTTGACGAGTCTTTATCGAATTTAGATGCCTTATTACAGCCTTTGCTTGCAACGCCACATTCAGAGTTGGTTGAAAAG CTTCAGCCACTGGATTCCGCAAAAATGGATCTTGTTGTGGCATACAGTATAAACTCACTTTTTTGGA TGTATTTAAATTTGTGTGGAGTCAATCCGAAAGACCACCCAGTAAAGCAAGAACTG GAACGTATTCGTAGCTACATGAACAGAGTAAAAGAAGCACAGGAGAGTCTGAATGCACCAAAAATTGACAAAGCAGCAGCAAAACGTTTTATTAAAAGTGCACTATGGCAGAAAGCTAAGCAACAACAGGAAAACTCTTCTCAGAGTGAGGTTCAGCCTTCATCATCGTCAG AATCAACGGACATTTCAAATTCTGGtggcagaaaaagaaagcataaagaTTAA